From one Syngnathoides biaculeatus isolate LvHL_M chromosome 12, ASM1980259v1, whole genome shotgun sequence genomic stretch:
- the LOC133509894 gene encoding uncharacterized protein LOC133509894 isoform X2, which yields MKGMSDRSSNNERSTKRRPQTSCPHPASKVCADQLVPVFTKIFNRPLQLCEVATCFKHSTIIPVPKKAAVSGLNDYRPAALTSMVMKSFERLLLDHLKSITGPQLDPLQFAYRANRSADDAVNLSVSPAISWWIYNFLTGRTQQKGLLSVASDCQTPEVSGRHHSHRPHRGRRHVCVSTSSSKIGALVWSTQPGSEHSKNSRDDCVWTSGGILHHSYPDTVQLSCVNRRDHQVLGNCSLRGPEEGDEHQLHSQKGPAKDVLLLAASEEARPVTRAAETVLHSGHPICTAYLHHGLVWGRYRKGQTQNATDNQNTSTEYWHHSTHY from the exons atgaaagggatgTCAGACAGATCCTCAAACAAtgaaagatcaacaaagcgccggCCCCAGACCtcgtgtccccatcctgcctcaaaagtctgcgcagaccaacttgttcctgtcttcacaaagatcttcaacaggcctctacaactgtgtgaagtagcaacctgcttcaaacattccaccattataccagttcccaaaaaagcagcagtctctggtcttaatgactacaggcctgctGCCTTGACATCcatggtcatgaagtcctttgaacgcctcttgctggaccacctcaagagcatcacaggtccccagctcgacccactgcagtttgcctatcgagctaacaggtctgcggatgatgccgtcaac ctcagcgtctcgcctgccatctcctggtggatctataacttcctgacgggcaggacacagcag AAAGGACTGCTCTccgtggcatccgactgtcaaactcctgaagttagCGGacgacaccacagtcatcggcctcatcgaGGAAGGCGACATGTCTGCGTATCGACAAGTAGCAGCAAgattggagctttggtgtggtcaacacaacctggcagtGAACACTCTAAAAACTCTAGAGATGATTGtgtgtggacttcaggaggcatccttcaccacagctacccggacactgtccaactgtcttgtgtcaaccgtcgagaccatcaagttcttgggaattgcagtctcagaggacctgaagagGGAGATGAGCATCAACTCCATTCCCAAAAaggcccagcaaaggatgtactacttcttgcagcttctgaggaagcacggcctgtcacaagagctgctgagacagttctacacagcggtcatccaatctgTACTGCGTACCTCCATCACGGACTGGTTTGGGGCCGCTACAGAAAAGGTCAAACTCAGaatgcaacggacaatcaaaacaccTCAACGGAATattggcaccactctacccactattga
- the LOC133509894 gene encoding uncharacterized protein LOC133509894 isoform X1, producing MKGMSDRSSNNERSTKRRPQTSCPHPASKVCADQLVPVFTKIFNRPLQLCEVATCFKHSTIIPVPKKAAVSGLNDYRPAALTSMVMKSFERLLLDHLKSITGPQLDPLQFAYRANRSADDAVNVGLHFILKHLDSEAPLSVSPAISWWIYNFLTGRTQQKGLLSVASDCQTPEVSGRHHSHRPHRGRRHVCVSTSSSKIGALVWSTQPGSEHSKNSRDDCVWTSGGILHHSYPDTVQLSCVNRRDHQVLGNCSLRGPEEGDEHQLHSQKGPAKDVLLLAASEEARPVTRAAETVLHSGHPICTAYLHHGLVWGRYRKGQTQNATDNQNTSTEYWHHSTHY from the exons atgaaagggatgTCAGACAGATCCTCAAACAAtgaaagatcaacaaagcgccggCCCCAGACCtcgtgtccccatcctgcctcaaaagtctgcgcagaccaacttgttcctgtcttcacaaagatcttcaacaggcctctacaactgtgtgaagtagcaacctgcttcaaacattccaccattataccagttcccaaaaaagcagcagtctctggtcttaatgactacaggcctgctGCCTTGACATCcatggtcatgaagtcctttgaacgcctcttgctggaccacctcaagagcatcacaggtccccagctcgacccactgcagtttgcctatcgagctaacaggtctgcggatgatgccgtcaacgtGGGTCTCCACTTCATCCTtaaacatcttgacagcgaggctCCT ctcagcgtctcgcctgccatctcctggtggatctataacttcctgacgggcaggacacagcag AAAGGACTGCTCTccgtggcatccgactgtcaaactcctgaagttagCGGacgacaccacagtcatcggcctcatcgaGGAAGGCGACATGTCTGCGTATCGACAAGTAGCAGCAAgattggagctttggtgtggtcaacacaacctggcagtGAACACTCTAAAAACTCTAGAGATGATTGtgtgtggacttcaggaggcatccttcaccacagctacccggacactgtccaactgtcttgtgtcaaccgtcgagaccatcaagttcttgggaattgcagtctcagaggacctgaagagGGAGATGAGCATCAACTCCATTCCCAAAAaggcccagcaaaggatgtactacttcttgcagcttctgaggaagcacggcctgtcacaagagctgctgagacagttctacacagcggtcatccaatctgTACTGCGTACCTCCATCACGGACTGGTTTGGGGCCGCTACAGAAAAGGTCAAACTCAGaatgcaacggacaatcaaaacaccTCAACGGAATattggcaccactctacccactattga